The Thermoplasmatales archaeon genome includes a region encoding these proteins:
- a CDS encoding ZIP family metal transporter, which translates to MIWVYTILSVIIVSMISLIGITVLWINEEKLRKALIYLVAFSAGGLFGGAFLHLLPEMIDRGFKSYYGICIICGIVAYFLLEKIIRWRHCHILPSERHPHTLSSMILFGDALHNLIDGLVIGASYMADLNLGIATTFAVIFHEIPQEIGDFGSLLYGGFSKSKALLFNFFSALTAVLGALIVLTIKNDLLVNILIPVTVGGFIYIAGSDMMPELHKELNFKKSFLQLLSIIAGVVVMYALTLFE; encoded by the coding sequence ATGATTTGGGTATATACAATTTTAAGTGTTATAATTGTGAGCATGATTTCACTCATTGGTATAACAGTTCTATGGATAAACGAGGAGAAGCTGAGAAAAGCATTAATTTATCTCGTCGCATTTTCTGCTGGCGGGCTTTTCGGCGGGGCATTTCTTCATCTACTGCCAGAAATGATAGATAGGGGATTTAAAAGTTATTACGGGATTTGTATCATTTGCGGGATTGTTGCATATTTTTTACTTGAGAAAATTATTCGCTGGAGGCACTGCCATATTCTTCCATCTGAAAGACATCCACATACTCTTTCCTCCATGATTCTTTTTGGGGATGCCCTTCACAACCTTATAGATGGTCTTGTTATAGGGGCAAGTTATATGGCTGATTTAAATCTTGGAATTGCGACAACTTTTGCTGTTATATTTCATGAGATACCTCAGGAAATAGGTGATTTTGGTTCTCTTCTTTATGGAGGGTTCAGCAAATCAAAAGCTTTGCTCTTCAATTTTTTTTCCGCTCTTACCGCAGTTTTAGGAGCATTAATTGTTCTAACAATTAAAAATGATTTGCTGGTGAATATACTTATTCCAGTTACAGTAGGAGGATTTATATACATTGCTGGTTCAGATATGATGCCCGAATTACATAAAGAATTGAATTTTAAGAAATCATTTCTACAGCTTTTATCAATAATTGCGGGAGTAGTTGTTATGTATGCTTTAACTCTTTTTGAATAA
- a CDS encoding MetS family NSS transporter small subunit, which yields MEDKMSAGAIAMAIIGCAVFYGGLFYCIYRAIRKK from the coding sequence ATGGAGGACAAAATGTCGGCGGGCGCAATAGCAATGGCAATAATTGGATGTGCTGTTTTTTATGGTGGATTATTTTACTGCATATACAGGGCTATAAGGAAAAAATAA
- a CDS encoding sodium-dependent transporter, with protein MEKWQSRVAFLFASIGSAVGLGNLWRFPYVCYKSGGGAFLIPFIIALFVVGIPLLIAEFAVGNIYAHSAPMALKKISKRSEFAGWLSVIVAFFISIYYCVIVGWSLCYIIHSIFMAWGTDASSFFYYKFLSSGEQILFSILFVWVAIYLILYKGVKSIGKFSMIAVPFPVILLLILTFVGLTLPNATNGLEFYLAPDFSKLLLPSTWLAAFAQVFFSLSLAQGIMIAYGSYLEKKSDITNNSFITAFADCGIAFLGGFAVFSTLGYLSFTTGMNFEEIARGGFALAFITYPTVISKIPFLQSIFGLMFFSILFLFGLTSAYSMVEAISKSISEKFKISRQKSNFIICLIGLLAGLLIGKNILLIETADHFISDFALVVVGLLECIIFAYLLGDEKLRKYVNKVSEIKVGRWWGISLKFLAPAVLAFMLFASSTSLLSYPSIGFLIILLIFFLSFTLWRTKCRRAQ; from the coding sequence GTGGAGAAGTGGCAATCTCGAGTGGCATTTTTATTTGCATCGATTGGCTCAGCAGTTGGGCTCGGAAACTTATGGCGCTTTCCTTATGTTTGCTATAAAAGCGGAGGAGGGGCTTTTCTTATTCCTTTTATAATTGCCCTCTTTGTTGTTGGAATTCCTCTTCTAATAGCTGAATTTGCTGTTGGTAACATTTATGCCCATTCTGCCCCTATGGCTCTTAAAAAAATATCAAAAAGAAGCGAGTTTGCCGGGTGGCTAAGCGTTATTGTTGCATTTTTTATTTCAATATATTATTGTGTAATAGTTGGATGGAGTTTATGCTATATCATTCATTCAATTTTTATGGCATGGGGGACAGATGCTTCTTCTTTCTTTTATTATAAATTTTTAAGTAGTGGAGAGCAAATACTTTTTTCAATTCTTTTTGTATGGGTTGCAATATACCTTATCCTTTATAAAGGAGTTAAATCTATTGGTAAATTCTCCATGATAGCGGTTCCTTTTCCAGTTATACTATTGCTAATATTAACATTTGTTGGATTAACATTGCCAAATGCTACAAATGGCTTGGAATTCTATCTTGCTCCAGATTTTTCAAAACTTTTATTGCCATCCACATGGCTAGCTGCTTTTGCTCAGGTTTTCTTTTCACTTTCCCTTGCCCAAGGAATAATGATTGCATATGGAAGCTATTTAGAAAAGAAATCAGATATAACAAACAATTCTTTTATTACAGCATTTGCAGATTGTGGGATTGCTTTTCTTGGTGGATTTGCTGTTTTTTCAACACTTGGCTACCTGTCTTTTACTACTGGAATGAATTTTGAGGAAATTGCAAGAGGTGGATTTGCCCTTGCCTTCATCACATATCCAACAGTTATATCAAAAATTCCATTCCTTCAATCAATTTTTGGATTAATGTTCTTTTCAATTTTATTTTTATTTGGCTTAACTTCCGCATATTCAATGGTTGAGGCAATATCAAAAAGCATAAGTGAAAAATTTAAAATAAGCAGACAAAAATCAAATTTTATAATCTGCTTAATTGGACTTCTTGCTGGTTTGCTAATTGGAAAAAATATATTGCTAATAGAGACAGCTGATCACTTCATTTCAGATTTTGCACTTGTTGTCGTTGGCTTGCTTGAGTGCATAATATTTGCCTATCTTCTTGGTGATGAAAAATTAAGGAAATATGTAAATAAGGTATCAGAAATAAAAGTTGGAAGGTGGTGGGGCATTTCCTTAAAATTTTTGGCGCCCGCCGTGCTTGCCTTCATGCTTTTTGCTTCTTCAACTAGTCTTCTGAGCTATCCTTCAATTGGTTTTTTAATAATTTTATTGATTTTCTTCCTTTCCTTTACTTTATGGAGGACAAAATGTCGGCGGGCGCAATAG
- a CDS encoding NAD(+)/NADH kinase: protein MRWGIVCKPSVEAYEIGKRVYKIIGNAVLEEKIANYMKKRGYKIEEMGERCDGIIVVGGDGTILLTLRHSKKPVFSINAGRVGFLTEVDADDTEKAIEEILKGNYFVEEYMKIKIFLNKKRLPDAVNEIVIHTANLGKILPYKIYVDEQIIKEGSGDGLVVSTPVGSTSYSLSLGGPVIEPKINAFLIVAIAPFRRDFHPLVLSSERKIKIEVFKDAEIAVDGLYNKKISKDDVIELMISEEKAKFIKINNKFFEKIYKKLEK from the coding sequence ATGAGATGGGGTATTGTATGCAAGCCATCGGTGGAAGCATATGAAATAGGGAAAAGGGTTTATAAGATAATAGGAAATGCAGTTCTTGAGGAAAAGATAGCAAATTATATGAAAAAGAGGGGTTATAAAATTGAAGAGATGGGTGAGAGATGTGATGGAATAATTGTTGTTGGGGGAGATGGAACAATTTTATTAACTCTGAGGCACTCAAAAAAACCTGTTTTTTCAATAAATGCGGGCAGAGTTGGATTTCTTACTGAAGTGGATGCTGATGATACGGAAAAAGCAATTGAAGAAATTTTGAAAGGAAATTATTTTGTTGAGGAATATATGAAAATAAAAATTTTTTTGAATAAGAAGAGATTACCAGATGCAGTAAATGAAATTGTAATTCATACTGCAAATCTTGGTAAAATTTTGCCTTATAAGATTTATGTTGATGAGCAAATTATTAAGGAAGGAAGTGGGGATGGTTTAGTTGTTTCAACACCAGTTGGCTCAACAAGTTATTCTCTTTCCTTAGGGGGACCAGTTATTGAGCCGAAAATAAATGCATTTTTGATTGTTGCAATTGCTCCTTTCAGGAGAGATTTTCATCCTCTTGTTTTATCTTCTGAAAGAAAAATAAAAATAGAGGTCTTTAAAGATGCAGAAATTGCAGTAGATGGGCTTTATAATAAAAAAATATCAAAGGATGATGTTATTGAATTGATGATATCAGAGGAGAAGGCAAAATTTATAAAAATAAACAACAAGTTTTTTGAGAAAATTTATAAGAAGTTGGAAAAATGA
- a CDS encoding Mov34/MPN/PAD-1 family protein, whose product MKIKKECLKTIIEAAKEMHPKEFLAFLSIGRKKDLIEEFVIIPQMIYGRSSASFNLAMLPVDKSIVGTAHSHPSGSYFPSSEDLITFRKSGRIHVIVAYPYNEKNWKAYDSMGREIILEVI is encoded by the coding sequence ATGAAAATAAAAAAGGAATGTTTAAAAACGATAATTGAAGCCGCAAAAGAAATGCATCCCAAGGAATTTTTAGCATTTCTTTCTATTGGAAGAAAAAAAGATTTAATAGAGGAGTTTGTTATAATACCTCAGATGATATATGGAAGAAGTTCTGCATCATTTAATCTTGCAATGCTTCCAGTGGATAAATCAATAGTTGGAACTGCACATTCACATCCATCTGGCAGTTATTTTCCATCGAGCGAGGATTTAATTACCTTCAGAAAAAGTGGAAGAATTCATGTAATAGTGGCATATCCTTATAATGAAAAAAACTGGAAAGCATATGACAGCATGGGAAGAGAAATAATTTTGGAGGTAATATGA